Proteins encoded together in one Telopea speciosissima isolate NSW1024214 ecotype Mountain lineage chromosome 6, Tspe_v1, whole genome shotgun sequence window:
- the LOC122664120 gene encoding phospholipase D alpha 1-like has protein sequence MNTSEMAQILIHGTLHVTIFEVDKLHLGGGPNFIVRLVEKIEDDIKAGKGTSRLYATIDIGKARVGRTRMLKREHVNPQWYEFFHIYCAHMASHIIFTVKDDNPIGATLIGRAYVPVEDIIGGEEIDRWVEIIYEHHQPIHGYSKIHVKLQYFPVTKELNWSRGIKSPKFPGVPFTFFSQRQGCRVTLYQDAHILDNFIPKIPLSGGKYHEPHRCWEDIFDAITNAKHLIYITGWSVNTKITLVRDVNRPKPGGDITLGELLKSKASEGVRVLMLVWHDITSYWQTHDKETEEYFRGSDVHCVLCCRDPDVGDSLVQALEISTMFTHHQKTLVVDSEMPNNRASEQRRIVSFVGGIDLCDGRYDTPSHSLFRTLNTAHHDDFHQPNFKGSSIHKGGPREPWHDIHCRLEGPIAWDVLYNFEQRWWKQGGRNVLVQLQDLEDIIIPPSPVMFPEDHETWNVQLFRSIDETAAFGFPATPEDATRAGLVSGKDNIIDRSVQDAYINAIRRAKHFLYIENQYFFGSSFSWKPDHNIKVEDIGALHLIPKEISLKIVSKIEAGERFVAYIVVPMWPEGIPESESVQPLLDWQRRTMEMMYTDITQALHAKGLEADPREYLTFFCLGNREMKRNGDYIPPQKPENGTDYSRAQQSRRFMIYVHAKMMIVDDEYIIIGSANLNHRSMDGGRDSEIAMGAYQPYHLATKQPARGQIHGFRMALWYEHLGKLDDGFLHPESLECVQKVNRIADKYWDLYSKESDDLDHDLPGHLLRYPIQVTGNGEVTTLPGFECFPDSKARILGTKSARVPSILTT, from the coding sequence ATGAATACTTCAGAGATGGCTCAAATTTTGATCCACGGAACGCTTCATGTCACCATTTTTGAGGTGGATAAGCTGCACTTGGGAGGTGGCCCAAATTTCATTGTCAGGCTTGTGGAGAAGATAGAGGATGACATTAAAGCCGGCAAAGGGACTAGCAGACTATATGCAACTATTGATATAGGAAAAGCTAGAGTTGGCCGGACAAGAATGCTGAAACGCGAGCATGTCAACCCTCAATGGTATGAATTTTTTCACATATACTGTGCTCATATGGCTTCCCATATTATTTTCACTGTTAAAGATGATAATCCAATTGGAGCAACACTAATTGGAAGAGCTTATGTACCTGTTGAGGACATCATTGGTGGGGAAGAAATAGATAGATGGGTTGAGATCATATATGAACATCATCAACCTATTCATGGATATTCAAAGATCCATGTAAAGCTTCAATACTTTCCTGTTACAAAGGAACTTAATTGGTCTAGGGGAATAAAAAGTCCAAAGTTCCCTGGTGTCCCTTTCACATTCTTCTCACAAAGACAAGGATGCAGAGTTACTCTTTACCAAGATGCACATATCCTTGACAACTTCATCCCCAAAATCCCTCTTTCAGGGGGTAAGTACCATGAACCCCATAGATGCTGGGAAGATATTTTTGATGCAATAACTAATGCAAAACATTTGATTTATATAACTGGGTGGTCTGTAAATACTAAGATTACCTTAGTAAGGGATGTGAACAGACCAAAGCCTGGAGGAGACATTACTCTTGGGGAGCTGCTCAAGAGCAAGGCTAGTGAAGGTGTCAGGGTTCTTATGCTTGTTTGGCATGACATTACCTCATATTGGCAAACCCATGATAAGGAAACTGAAGAGTACTTTCGAGGCAGTGATGTTCACTGTGTTTTGTGTTGCCGTGACCCTGATGTTGGGGATAGCTTGGTTCAGGCCTTGGAGATATCCACAATGTTTACTCATCATCAAAAGACTCTGGTGGTAGATAGTGAGATGCCCAACAACAGAGCGTCGGAACAGAGGAGAATCGTGAGTTTTGTTGGTGGTATTGATCTTTGTGATGGGAGATATGATACACCATCACATTCCCTTTTCAGGACCTTGAACACAGCCCACCATGATGATTTTCATCAGCCCAACTTCAAAGGTTCTTCAATCCATAAAGGTGGTCCAAGAGAACCCTGGCATGATATTCATTGCAGGCTAGAAGGACCCATAGCATGGGATGTTCTATATAATTTTGAGCAGAGATGGTGGAAGCAAGGTgggagaaatgttcttgttcagCTCCAAGACCTTGAAGACATTATTATACCCCCATCTCCAGTTATGTTCCCAGAGGACCATGAAACATGGAATGTTCAGTTATTTCGTTCCATCGATGAAACTGCTGCTTTTGGCTTTCCTGCAACACCAGAGGATGCCACCCGAGCAGGACTTGTTAGCGGAAAAGACAACATCATCGACCGAAGTGTTCAGGATGCCTATATAAATGCCATTAGAAGAGCAAAGCATTTCCTCTACATTGAAAATCAATATTTCTTTGGGAGCTCATTCTCTTGGAAACCAGATCACAACATCAAGGTTGAAGATATCGGTGCCTTGCATCTCATTCCAAAAGAAATCTCACTAAAGATTGTGAGTAAGATTGAAGCAGGTGAAAGGTTTGTGGCCTATATTGTGGTTCCTATGTGGCCAGAAGGTATTCCAGAGAGTGAGAGTGTCCAGCCACTTTTAGATTGGCAGAGGAGGACAATGGAGATGATGTACACTGATATCACTCAAGCCCTCCATGCTAAGGGACTTGAGGCAGACCCAAGGGAGTACTTAACTTTCTTTTGCCTTGGCAATAGGGAGATGAAGAGGAATGGTGATTATATACCTCCACAGAAACCAGAGAATGGTACAGATTATAGTAGAGCACAGCAGTCACGCCGCTTCATGATCTATGTTCATGCAAAGATGATGATAGTTGATGATGAATACATAATAATTGGATCTGCAAACCTAAATCATAGATCAATGGATGGTGGTAGGGACTCAGAGATCGCCATGGGAGCTTATCAACCGTATCACCTAGCAACCAAGCAACCTGCAAGAGGTCAGATCCATGGCTTCCGGATGGCATTGTGGTATGAACATCTTGGCAAGCTTGACGATGGGTTTCTCCATCCTGAGAGTTTGGAATGTGTACAGAAGGTGAACCGGATCGCTGACAAGTACTGGGATCTTTACTCTAAAGAGTCTGATGATCTAGACCATGACCTGCCAGGCCACCTGCTTAGGTACCCAATTCAAGTCACTGGCAATGGAGAAGTCACTACACTTCCAGGGTTTGAGTGTTTCCCTGACTCCAAGGCCCGCATTCTTGGTACAAAATCTGCAAGAGTTCCCTCAATTCTCACTACATAA
- the LOC122664121 gene encoding phospholipase D alpha 1-like, producing the protein MAQILIHGTLHVTIFEVDKLHLGGGPNFIIRLVEKIEDNIGLGKGTSRLYATIDIGKARVGRTRMLNREHVNPRWYESFHIYCAHMASHIIFTVKDDNPIGATLIGRAYVPVKDIIGGKEIDRWVEIIYENHQPIHGHSKIHVKLQYFPAKKELNWSRGIKSPKFPGVPFTFFSQRQGCRVTLYQDAHIPDNFIPKIPLSGGKYYEPHRCWEDIFDAITNAKHLIYIAGWSVYTKITLVRDLNRPKPGGDITLGELLKRKASEGVRVLMLVWHDISSLMQTHDKETEAYFRGSDVHCVLCGREPDVGDSFVQAVEISTMFTHHQKILIVDCEMPNNRASAEQRRIVSFVGGIDLCDGRYDTPSHSLFRTLNTVHHDDFHQPNFNGSSIYKGGPREPWHDLHCRLEGPIAWDVLYNFEQRWWKQGGRNFLVQLNDLQDIFIPPSPVMFPEDHETWNVQLFRSIDGGAAFGFPATPEDAARAGLVSGKDNTIDRSIQDAYINAIRRAKHFIYIENQYFLGSSFSWKPDHDIKVEDIGALHLIPKEISLKIVSKIEAGERFVAYIVVPMWPEGIPESESVQPLLDWQRRTMEMMYTDITQALHAKGLEADPREYLTFFCLGNREMKRNGDYIPPQKPENGTDYSRAQQSRRFMIYVHAKMMIVDDEYIIIGSANLNQRSMDGGRDSEIAMGAYQPYQLATKQPARGQIHGFRMALWYEHLGKLDNGFLHPESLECAQKVNRIADKYWDLYSSDDLDHDLPGHLLRYPIQVTRNGGVTTLPGFDCFPDTKARILGTKSAIVPPFLTT; encoded by the coding sequence ATGGCTCAAATTTTGATCCATGGAACACTTCATGTCACCATTTTTGAGGTGGATAAGCTGCACTTGGGAGGTGGCCCAAATTTCATTATCAGGCTTGTGGAGAAGATAGAAGATAACATTGGACTTGGCAAAGGGACTAGCAGACTATATGCAACAATTGATATAGGAAAAGCTAGAGTTGGCCGGACACGTATGCTGAATCGCGAACATGTCAATCCTCGATGGTATGAATCTTTTCACATTTACTGTGCTCATATGGCTTCCCATATTATCTTCACTGTTAAAGATGATAATCCCATTGGTGCAACACTAATAGGAAGAGCTTATGTACCTGTTAAGGACATCattggtgggaaagaaatagATAGATGGGTTGAGATCATATATGAAAATCATCAACCAATTCATGGGCATTCAAAGATCCATGTAAAGCTTCAATATTTTCCTGCTAAAAAGGAACTCAATTGGTCTAGGGGAATAAAAAGTCCAAAGTTCCCTGGTGTCCCTTTCACATTCTTCTCACAAAGACAAGGATGCAGAGTTACTCTCTACCAAGATGCACATATCCCAGACAACTTCATTCCCAAAATCCCTCTTTCAGGGGGCAAATACTATGAACCACATAGATGCTGGGAAGATATTTTTGATGCAATAACAAATGCAAaacatttgatttatattgCTGGGTGGTCTGTATATACTAAGATTACCTTAGTAAGGGATTTGAACCGGCCAAAGCCTGGAGGAGACATTACTCTTGGGGAGCTGCTCAAGAGGAAGGCTAGTGAAGGTGTCAGGGTTCTTATGCTTGTTTGGCATGACATTTCCTCCCTTATGCAAACTCATGATAAAGAAACTGAAGCGTACTTTCGAGGCAGCGATGTTCACTGTGTTTTATGTGGCCGCGAACCTGATGTTGGGGATAGCTTTGTTCAGGCTGTTGAGATATCCACAATGTTTACTCATCACCAAAAGATTCTGATTGTAGATTGTGAGATGCCCAACAACAGAGCATCAGCAGAACAGAGGAGAATTGTGAGTTTTGTTGGTGGTATTGATCTTTGTGATGGGAGATATGATACACCATCACATTCCCTTTTCAGGACATTGAACACAGTTCACCATGATGATTTCCATCAGCCCAACTTCAATGGTTCTTCAATCTATAAAGGTGGTCCAAGAGAACCCTGGCATGATCTTCATTGCAGGCTAGAAGGACCCATAGCATGGGATGTTCTATATAATTTTGAACAGAGATGGTGGAAGCAAGGTGGGAGAAATTTTCTTGTTCAGCTCAATGATCTTCAAGACATTTTTATACCCCCATCTCCAGTTATGTTCCCAGAGGACCACGAAACATGGAATGTTCAGCTATTTCGGTCCATCGATGGAGGTGCTGCTTTTGGCTTTCCTGCAACACCAGAGGATGCTGCAAGAGCAGGACTTGTTAGCGGAAAAGACAACACCATCGACCGAAGTATTCAGGATGCCTATATAAATGCCATTAGAAGAGCAAAGCATTTCATCTACATTGAAAATCAATATTTCCTGGGAAGTTCATTCTCTTGGAAGCCAGACCATGACATCAAGGTTGAAGATATCGGTGCCTTGCATCTCATTCCAAAAGAAATCTCGCTAAAGATTGTGAGTAAGATTGAAGCAGGTGAAAGGTTTGTGGCTTATATTGTTGTTCCTATGTGGCCAGAAGGTATTCCAGAGAGTGAGAGTGTCCAGCCACTTTTAGATTGGCAGAGGAGGACAATGGAGATGATGTACACTGATATCACTCAAGCCCTCCATGCTAAGGGGCTTGAGGCAGACCCAAGGGAGTACTTAACTTTCTTTTGCCTTGGCAATAGGGAGATGAAGAGGAATGGTGATTATATACCTCCACAGAAACCAGAGAATGGTACAGATTATAGTAGAGCACAGCAGTCACGCCGCTTCATGATCTATGTTCATGCAAAGATGATGATAGTTGATGATGAATACATAATAATTGGATCTGCAAACCTAAATCAGAGATCAATGGATGGTGGCAGAGACTCAGAGATCGCCATGGGAGCTTATCAACCTTACCAACTAGCAACCAAGCAACCTGCAAGAGGTCAGATCCATGGCTTCCGGATGGCATTGTGGTATGAACATCTTGGCAAGCTTGACAATGGGTTTCTCCATCCAGAGAGTTTGGAATGTGCACAGAAGGTGAACAGGATCGCCGACAAGTACTGGGATCTTTACTCGTCTGATGATCTAGACCATGACTTGCCAGGCCACCTGCTTAGGTACCCAATTCAAGTTACTCGAAATGGAGGAGTCACAACACTTCCAGGTTTTGATTGTTTCCCTGACACCAAGGCCCGCATTCTTGGTACCAAATCTGCAATAGTTCCCCCATTCCTCACTACATAA
- the LOC122664124 gene encoding DAR GTPase 2, mitochondrial yields the protein MATAALARCLGDAVKKAGANKGPGWFTTHMAAASRAILERIPLVDFTLEVRDARIPISSAYEDLRDFSSSSTRIIVLNKMDLADRLQTQEWLKHFGEQNCICYGINSHNKDNIKEFLNFLQARVRELNKLGQPKHTITMMLVGIPNVGKSALANSLHQIGRISAAEKGRLKRTIVSPVPGETKDISSLKIASHPNIYILDTPGVLPPEILDAEVGAKLALTGAIKDCLVEEQELAQYFLAIFNSSDVYKQWKNLPSEENDRSSEDHKVKLLGTPEADIRRRKQYPTDHTQDCVVRSVRRTLFETVSSFKGNLENEEEMGELIEAQFVALREVFHVPLGSDEDGIYKVAMKLLNLYRTGRLGHYTLDAILRNSH from the exons ATGGCGACTGCTGCATTGGCAAGGTGTTTGGGGGATGCCGTCAAGAAGGCAGGAGCTAACAAAGGGCCGGGATGGTTCACTACTCACATGGCTGCAGCCTCTCGCGCTATTCTGGAGCGGATTCCTTTGGTCGATTTTACCCTAGAAGTCAGAGATGCAAGG ATTCCGATTTCATCAGCATATGAAGACCTGAGGGACTTTTCATCGTCCTCAACGCGTATCATAGTGTTGAACAAGATGGACCTGGCTGATCGCTTGCAAACACAG GAGTGGTTGAAGCATTTTGGGGAACAAAACTGCATTTGCTATGGAATCAATTCTCATAACAAGGATAATATAAAAGAG TTTCTGAACTTTCTACAAGCTCGAGTCAGAGAATTGAACAAGCTTGGTCAGCCTAAACATACCATAACTATGATGCTGGTTGGAATTCCCAATGTTGGTAAGTCAGCTCTTGCCAACTctctccatcaaattgggagGATCAGTGCTGCAG AGAAGGGAAGGCTGAAGCGTACAATAGTGAGTCCAGTGCCAGGGGAGACAAAAGACATCAGCAGTTTAAAG ATTGCAAGTCATCCCAACATTTATATCTTGGACACACCGGGTGTGTTGCCTCCTGAGATTCTTGATGCTGAAGTTGGTGCTAAACTAGCTTTAACTG GAGCTATTAAGGATTGTTTGGTTGAGGAACAAGAACTTGCTCAGTATTTCCTAGCTATTTTTAACTCAAGTGATGTGTACAAGCAGTGGAAGAACTTGCCTAGTGAGGAGAATGACAGATCATCTGAAGACCACAAAGTGAAGCTCTTAGGAACCCCTGAGGCAGACATAAGGAGACGCAAGCAATATCCCACCGATCACACACAG GATTGTGTTGTACGGTCTGTTCGGAGAACCCTTTTTGAGACAGTATCCTCATTCAAGGGTAACCTGGAAAATGAAGAGGAGATGGGCGAGCTGATTGAGGCTCAGTTTGTGGCCTTGCGGGAAGTTTTTCATGTGCCTTTGGGATCAGATGAAGATGGAATATATAAAGTTGCAATGAAGCTACTCAATCTGTATCGAACTGGTAGACTTGGTCATTATACTTTGGATGCTATTCTGAGGAATTCTCACTAG
- the LOC122664126 gene encoding probable glutathione S-transferase gives MRTPDDLKLLGAWYSPFVRRVEWALKLKGVEYEHLEQDLRNKSELLLQHNPVYKRVPVLVHGGKSIAESIVILQYIDETWKQNPLLPKDPYERAMVLFWAKFAEEKFTEVARKALLSSGEQQEEAAKQATEALGILDTELKNKKFFKGEKIGFLDIVLGWITIWLEVVEEVASIKIYDSHKFTFLNDWKSSFLELPIIKENQPPKEDLLVYFHNIRQFVLASSTTN, from the exons ATGAGAACCCCCGATGATTTGAAGCTCCTTGGAGCATGGTATAGCCCTTTTGTTCGCAGGGTCGAATGGGCTCTCAAACTGAAAGGAGTGGAATACGAACACCTCGAACAAGATCTTCGAAACAAGAGTGAATTGCTTCTGCAACATAACCCTGTTTATAAGAGAGTTCCAGTGCTTGTTCATGGTGGGAAATCCATAGCTGAATCAATTGTTATTCTCCAATACATTGATGAGACATGGAAACAGAATCCATTACTGCCCAAAGATCCTTATGAAAGAGCCATGGTACTTTTCTGGGCAAAATTTGCAGAAGAGAAG TTCACAGAAGTCGCAAGGAAAGCTTTATTATCATCAGGAGAGCAGCAAGAAGAGGCAGCGAAGCAAGCAACAGAGGCTCTAGGAATCCTTGACACAGAgctcaagaacaagaagttctttAAAGGAGAGAAGATTGGGTTTCTGGATATTGTTCTAGGCTGGATTACTATTTGGTTGGAAGTGGTAGAGGAAGTCGCATCTATCAAAATATATGACTCTCACAAATTCACTTTCCTTAATGACTGGAAGAGCAGCTTCTTAGAACTACCCATCATCAAAGAAAACCAACCACCCAAGGAGGATTTGTTAGTCTATTTCCACAATATTCGCCAATTTGTTCTGGCCTCTTCTACCACTAATTAG
- the LOC122664125 gene encoding uncharacterized protein LOC122664125, whose protein sequence is MACLSDSIFPIWKKSPSSFFDWYKSKRTSEEKPQPKYYNIDLPFSPSLLHRTFLQGRELKCCYRATIDGFSATSFHNSCDFKGPCVVIGYTNKSFKFGAFNPEGYRSTDDYYDTFDAFLFYWKNNEEIEPIILPKVGGSGAALFDYARGGPQFGADGLLIGPPLAPVMGGFAGPDTNSGIGDLRQAKSRLGLSYAKRKDGKESLFGNDSRATLEEVQVFCNPKIASLY, encoded by the exons ATGGCTTGTTTGTCAGACTCCATCTTCCCAATTTGGAAGAAGAGCCCATCAAGCTTCTTTGATTGGTACAAAAGCAAGAGAACAAGTGAAGAGAAACCACAACCCAAGTACTATAATATTGATCTTCCCTTCTCACCTTCTCTGCTTCACAGAACTTTCTTGCAAg GTAGAGAGCTCAAGTGTTGTTATAGAGCAACCATTGATGGATTCAGTGCAACCTCATTCCACAATAGTTGTGATTTCAAGGGACCTTGTGTGGTAATTGGCTATACAAACAAGTCTTTCAAGTTTGGTGCATTCAATCCAGAAGGTTACCGGAGCACCGACGATTACTATGACACATTTGATGCATTCCTCTTTTACTGGAAGAACAATGAAGAGATTGAGCCTATAATTTTACCCAAAGTAGGAGGAAGTGGTGCTGCACTCTTTGATTATGCCAGGGGAGGACCTCAATTTGGGGCAGATGGGCTCCTTATAGGACCACCACTTGCACCTGTAATGGGTGGGTTTGCAGGGCCAGATACTAACTCTGGCATTGGTGACCTTAGGCAGGCCAAGTCAAGGTTGGGATTGTCATATGCTAAGAGGAAAGATGGAAAGGAGTCCTTGTTTGGGAATGACTCTAGGGCAACCCTAGAAGAAGTACAAGTCTTTTGTAACCCTAAAATTGCTAGCTTATACTAA